The following proteins are encoded in a genomic region of Thiomicrospira sp. R3:
- the trxA gene encoding thioredoxin, whose amino-acid sequence MPIINLTSAEFEKTIAEHDMIIFDFWAEWCGPCKQFGPVFEEVSLKHPDILFAKVNVEEEQELAEMFQVRSIPTIALMREKVVVYANPGALPMSNLEQAITQLCELDMAKVHQDVAQGQAND is encoded by the coding sequence ATGCCAATTATTAACCTGACCTCAGCTGAGTTTGAAAAAACGATCGCTGAGCATGACATGATTATTTTTGATTTTTGGGCAGAGTGGTGTGGGCCGTGTAAGCAATTTGGCCCTGTGTTTGAAGAGGTTTCACTCAAGCATCCAGATATTTTATTTGCCAAGGTAAACGTTGAAGAAGAGCAGGAGTTGGCTGAGATGTTTCAAGTTCGCTCTATTCCGACTATCGCTTTAATGAGAGAGAAAGTAGTTGTGTATGCCAACCCTGGTGCCTTGCCAATGAGCAACCTGGAGCAGGCGATTACTCAGCTTTGCGAGTTGGATATGGCAAAAGTTCACCAGGATGTTGCACAAGGTCAAGCTAATGATTAA
- a CDS encoding class II fumarate hydratase yields MIQTRLEKDSMGTLEVPIDALYGAQTQRAINNFPISGRSMPMAFIYALAIAKRTCAQANFKLGLVPEDKKQAIAAAVEEVLNGYHDHQFPVDVFQTGSATSSNMNMNEVLAALGTHLSGIEIHPNDDVNMSQSSNDVVPTAIHVSAVIALSEQLIPSLQHLVKTLDEKAIELAGIVKTGRTHLMDAMPVKFSQEIHAWRQQIIDNISRLESSLTRLLLLPQGGTAVGTGINADPGFSTIFCDELTRSLGYNFSPMPNLFIGLSCQDTVLELSGQLNVLAASLMKIANDLRWMNSGPLAGLGEIQLPALQPGSSIMPGKVNPVIPEAVAMVCAQITGNHTAITLGAQSGSFQLNVMLPMIADNLLYSIKIASNASVQLANQAIKGFVVNQVTLKKALDVNPILVTALNTVVGYEKGAAIAKEAYRSKRPVLDVALEMTDLDRATLEMYLDPAKLTLGGTPALD; encoded by the coding sequence ATGATTCAGACGCGACTTGAAAAAGATAGTATGGGTACGCTCGAAGTTCCTATTGATGCACTTTATGGTGCGCAAACACAGCGCGCCATTAATAATTTTCCCATTAGTGGTCGTAGCATGCCGATGGCGTTTATTTATGCACTGGCAATTGCAAAGCGTACATGTGCGCAAGCGAATTTTAAATTGGGTTTAGTGCCTGAAGACAAAAAACAAGCTATTGCTGCAGCCGTTGAAGAGGTGTTAAATGGGTACCATGATCATCAGTTTCCCGTTGATGTATTTCAAACGGGTTCGGCAACCAGTTCTAATATGAATATGAATGAGGTGTTGGCGGCATTAGGAACCCATTTGTCAGGCATTGAGATTCATCCTAATGATGATGTTAATATGAGTCAAAGTTCGAATGACGTTGTCCCTACAGCCATTCATGTTAGTGCGGTTATTGCGTTGAGTGAACAGTTAATTCCAAGTCTTCAGCATCTCGTTAAAACACTTGATGAAAAGGCTATCGAGCTTGCTGGTATTGTTAAAACCGGCCGTACTCACCTAATGGATGCCATGCCTGTTAAGTTCAGTCAAGAAATACATGCTTGGCGCCAACAGATTATTGATAATATTTCACGGCTTGAGTCCAGCCTAACACGTTTGCTGCTATTGCCTCAAGGGGGCACAGCGGTCGGAACGGGTATCAATGCCGACCCTGGATTTTCTACCATTTTTTGCGATGAGCTCACTCGCTCACTGGGTTATAACTTTTCACCCATGCCCAATTTATTTATCGGTTTAAGTTGTCAGGACACTGTGTTGGAGTTGAGTGGTCAGTTAAATGTTTTGGCAGCGAGTTTAATGAAGATTGCGAATGACTTACGTTGGATGAACTCGGGTCCATTAGCGGGCTTGGGTGAAATTCAGTTGCCTGCATTACAACCAGGAAGCTCAATCATGCCAGGAAAGGTCAATCCCGTTATTCCGGAAGCCGTTGCCATGGTTTGCGCTCAGATTACCGGAAATCACACAGCCATTACCCTAGGTGCGCAATCGGGTAGTTTTCAGTTAAATGTAATGTTACCGATGATCGCAGATAATTTACTCTATTCAATTAAGATTGCGTCAAATGCTTCTGTTCAGTTGGCCAATCAAGCCATTAAGGGTTTTGTGGTTAATCAGGTTACGCTTAAAAAAGCGCTTGATGTCAACCCGATCCTAGTCACAGCGTTAAATACTGTGGTAGGCTATGAAAAGGGAGCTGCCATTGCTAAGGAAGCTTATCGCTCAAAGCGTCCAGTTTTAGATGTGGCATTAGAAATGACAGATTTGGATCGGGCAACCCTAGAGATGTACCTTGATCCAGCCAAGCTAACTTTGGGTGGAACACCGGCATTAGATTAG
- a CDS encoding response regulator transcription factor, whose amino-acid sequence MAKKINLLLAENHGLVRESLKLLIETDPNFKVVAEAEDGIVCMEQVRAKDPDIVVLGLSMPKLNGLNTISQLRRRHQNTKVFVLTAAETPTVWQEALELGAHGIATKHISKKELLAGFTKVFEGERFISEEIKPHVVNLLDADANIKKKRNMRKLSVREKQVTKLIAEGCKTKDIAEMLEISDRTVSKHRENLMTKLGATSPAEITHYATDSGLTKVKLLEIE is encoded by the coding sequence ATGGCAAAAAAAATAAACTTACTACTTGCTGAAAACCATGGCTTGGTAAGAGAATCGCTTAAACTTTTGATCGAAACCGATCCAAATTTCAAGGTCGTTGCTGAGGCTGAAGACGGCATTGTTTGCATGGAACAAGTTCGTGCGAAAGATCCCGATATTGTAGTGCTTGGTTTATCTATGCCAAAGCTAAATGGTCTTAACACCATTTCTCAACTAAGAAGGCGTCATCAAAACACAAAGGTTTTTGTGCTGACTGCAGCCGAAACACCTACTGTGTGGCAAGAAGCTCTCGAACTGGGTGCGCATGGTATTGCCACCAAACATATAAGCAAAAAAGAACTTCTTGCTGGTTTCACTAAGGTTTTCGAGGGCGAACGTTTTATCTCAGAAGAAATTAAACCCCATGTTGTTAACCTCTTGGATGCTGACGCAAACATCAAGAAAAAACGCAATATGCGCAAATTGTCTGTTCGTGAAAAACAAGTTACAAAGTTAATAGCTGAAGGATGTAAAACTAAAGACATCGCCGAAATGCTTGAGATTAGCGATCGCACTGTTTCAAAACACCGTGAAAATTTAATGACAAAACTCGGCGCAACCTCGCCAGCTGAAATTACTCATTACGCAACGGATTCTGGTCTAACCAAAGTTAAGCTTCTTGAAATAGAATAA
- a CDS encoding class I SAM-dependent methyltransferase: MANWSAGYAADVDYTFGYFKELNPLTLKLALIDAGIAPPDISTACELGFGQGVSINIHAAGSATKWYGTDFSPTQAGFAQQLAQASDNQAHLFDQAFTDFVKREDLPDFDFICLHGIWSWISDENRSLLVDFIARKLKVGGALFISYNGPAGWANMIPIRHLLNQYAEHMAPKGTSAIEKVQSAFSFAEKLIAMNPGFLQANPQALKSFNVVKNQDPIYLAHEYFSADWKPMPFSDMAAWLAPSKCDYVCSAHSLDEVNAINLTEAEEALINQQTNPIFRETIRDLCMNQQFRRDIWVKGPRKLDQFEQMEQLMELRLVLIQLRSEVELSVNGMLGPLKLKAETYSPILDFFADYRVKTIGELLSAMQTFDIPFEKIMQAIMVLTGKNTLALAQDPMQIEQARHKTTKLNQFILKKARASDSLLTLASPVTGGGIEPQGYEMLFMLAMQFGHSTPETIAKFVWGLLKQRGIRLYHQGQALETDADNLDALQQQVAFFLGEPAQLYQALGII, translated from the coding sequence ATGGCAAACTGGAGCGCAGGTTATGCAGCTGATGTTGACTACACCTTTGGCTACTTTAAAGAACTTAACCCCCTCACCCTTAAATTAGCCCTTATTGACGCAGGTATAGCGCCTCCCGACATATCCACTGCATGCGAACTAGGGTTTGGCCAAGGGGTCAGCATCAATATTCATGCCGCTGGCTCCGCAACAAAATGGTATGGCACAGACTTTAGTCCCACTCAAGCGGGTTTTGCCCAACAACTGGCCCAAGCCTCCGACAACCAGGCCCATTTATTTGACCAAGCCTTTACAGACTTTGTTAAACGAGAAGATCTACCTGACTTTGACTTTATTTGTTTACACGGAATCTGGAGTTGGATATCGGATGAAAACCGTTCATTGCTCGTCGATTTTATCGCACGTAAACTTAAAGTAGGTGGTGCACTTTTTATAAGCTATAACGGCCCCGCTGGATGGGCCAATATGATACCTATTCGACACCTGCTCAATCAATATGCAGAACACATGGCGCCAAAGGGCACAAGCGCAATTGAAAAAGTACAATCTGCATTCAGCTTTGCCGAAAAACTAATCGCCATGAATCCTGGTTTTTTGCAAGCCAACCCTCAGGCACTTAAATCATTCAATGTTGTTAAGAATCAAGACCCCATTTATCTAGCTCACGAATATTTCAGCGCTGATTGGAAACCCATGCCTTTTTCAGACATGGCCGCCTGGTTAGCGCCATCAAAATGTGATTACGTCTGCTCAGCGCACAGCCTTGACGAGGTTAATGCAATTAACCTAACCGAAGCCGAAGAAGCCTTAATTAACCAACAAACTAATCCAATCTTTCGTGAAACCATTCGCGATCTATGCATGAATCAACAATTTCGACGAGACATATGGGTAAAAGGCCCTCGAAAGCTTGATCAGTTTGAACAGATGGAACAGCTTATGGAGTTGAGATTGGTGCTGATTCAACTTCGATCTGAAGTCGAACTCAGTGTTAATGGCATGCTTGGCCCACTCAAATTAAAAGCAGAAACCTACAGCCCTATTCTTGATTTTTTTGCCGATTACCGGGTAAAAACAATCGGCGAACTACTCAGCGCTATGCAAACGTTTGACATCCCGTTCGAAAAAATCATGCAGGCCATTATGGTCTTGACGGGCAAAAACACGCTTGCTTTGGCGCAAGACCCAATGCAAATAGAGCAAGCACGCCACAAAACAACAAAACTAAATCAATTTATTTTGAAAAAAGCACGCGCAAGTGATTCACTCTTGACTCTGGCCAGCCCAGTAACCGGAGGGGGGATAGAACCTCAAGGCTATGAGATGTTATTTATGTTAGCGATGCAGTTTGGGCACTCAACGCCAGAAACCATCGCTAAATTTGTCTGGGGGTTACTCAAACAGCGTGGCATTCGCCTTTATCACCAAGGTCAAGCTTTAGAAACGGATGCAGACAATCTCGACGCACTGCAACAGCAAGTCGCGTTTTTCCTTGGTGAGCCTGCTCAACTCTATCAAGCATTAGGAATTATCTAA
- a CDS encoding FxsA family protein, which produces MFKILFLLFIVVPLLELYVLIEVGSAIGALPTILLTISTAALGGLMMKYQGIQVVKQAQLSIAQGEHPQQQVLEGMLVFIGGVALLLPGLVTDVMGLLLLVPPLRVFLAKRWLAKATKKAQGFNQYVYAEWTVRDSEAGRIEYHQVTRRHSSHPKGPTGKNDSKGDVIEGEVIDDLNSNNKK; this is translated from the coding sequence ATGTTTAAAATTTTATTTTTGTTGTTTATTGTTGTTCCTCTGCTTGAGCTTTATGTGTTGATTGAAGTCGGGTCGGCTATTGGTGCCTTGCCCACGATTTTATTGACCATTTCAACCGCAGCCTTAGGTGGGTTAATGATGAAGTATCAAGGCATACAGGTTGTAAAACAGGCGCAACTAAGCATCGCTCAAGGTGAACATCCTCAGCAGCAGGTGCTTGAAGGTATGCTGGTTTTTATTGGTGGGGTCGCTTTGTTACTACCAGGCCTGGTTACGGATGTGATGGGTTTGTTATTGCTTGTTCCACCATTACGTGTCTTTTTGGCAAAACGCTGGTTGGCTAAAGCGACAAAAAAAGCACAAGGCTTTAATCAGTATGTTTATGCAGAATGGACGGTTCGCGACTCGGAGGCAGGTCGAATTGAATACCATCAGGTAACTCGACGCCATTCAAGTCATCCTAAAGGTCCAACAGGTAAAAATGATAGCAAGGGCGATGTTATTGAAGGTGAAGTTATTGATGACCTGAATTCCAATAATAAAAAGTAA
- a CDS encoding protein-disulfide reductase DsbD has protein sequence MLNQTIDYTKKWLQLSLLMLLGLFAQSSFAMMGDDLLDADDAFSLQTVVVNDKELQVSWKIAKDYYLYKDRISVESNDIQLSNPIFPASVRKNDPFFGQVDVFLKDFMIRVPYQATAQATQGTAELTIKYQGCSEKYGVCYPPQTKTVRVNLPTPSSTSTQPSLNNVSSLQELNALLASSTGFDSGLLDVDAAFAFSSSQNGQGELIIQWQIADGYYLYRDKIQARIFEGNATLGEIQTPAGKQKDDPLFGSVEVYYGQVQAILAIHDVTGPVTVEIEYQGCADVGVCYPPERKTVTLDPANFGSPATAAPLASTPDRSQMSESDRITDTLMNANLWVVVLTFFVFGLLLSFTPCVFPMIPILSSIIVGQSAKTGQPISTRRAFIMSLVFVLAMAAAYTIAGVLAGLFGANLQATLQNPWVLASFALVFVLLALSMFGFYEIQLPSSLQSKLTNISNKHQGGSLTGVAIMGFLSALIVGPCVAPPLAGALIYIGQTGDALLGGLALFAMSIGMGVPLLLLGTSAGKLLPRAGAWMNTVKAVFGVLLLAVALWLADRIMPDWLTLVAWASLLIASAIYMGALEPIGDKSNWHKLWKAMGLGLLVYGLVLIIGLAGGSRDLLQPLKVFQGGGSAAQQEAKLQFEYINSLDELNARIGKGQPVMLDFYADWCVSCHEMERLTFSDPGVQAALAGVTLLKADVTANNTDHRALMRELGIVGPPAILFYNPQGQEQRGQRVVGFQNAETFRANINAALN, from the coding sequence ATGTTGAATCAAACTATTGATTACACAAAAAAATGGCTACAACTGAGTTTGCTCATGCTGTTAGGCTTATTTGCACAATCATCGTTTGCCATGATGGGTGACGATCTGCTCGATGCAGATGACGCGTTTAGCTTACAAACTGTGGTAGTTAATGATAAAGAGTTACAAGTATCTTGGAAAATTGCCAAGGACTATTATCTCTACAAAGATCGCATTTCGGTTGAGTCAAACGACATTCAACTGTCAAACCCTATTTTCCCAGCTAGTGTTCGTAAGAATGACCCTTTTTTTGGCCAAGTTGATGTTTTCCTAAAAGACTTCATGATTCGCGTGCCTTATCAAGCAACGGCTCAAGCGACCCAAGGTACTGCTGAACTCACCATAAAATATCAAGGCTGCTCAGAAAAATACGGTGTCTGTTACCCTCCGCAAACCAAAACCGTTAGGGTTAATTTACCCACGCCTTCATCCACGTCAACACAACCTTCGTTAAACAACGTAAGCTCATTACAAGAACTCAATGCGCTCCTTGCCTCCTCAACCGGCTTTGATTCGGGTTTGCTTGATGTAGATGCCGCCTTTGCTTTTTCTTCTAGCCAAAATGGTCAAGGAGAGCTTATCATCCAATGGCAAATTGCAGACGGTTATTACCTATACCGCGACAAAATTCAAGCGCGAATCTTTGAAGGCAATGCGACGCTAGGTGAAATCCAGACCCCAGCTGGCAAACAAAAAGACGACCCACTTTTTGGCTCGGTTGAAGTCTATTATGGTCAAGTTCAAGCGATACTTGCCATTCATGATGTTACAGGCCCCGTTACGGTAGAAATTGAATATCAGGGTTGTGCAGATGTAGGCGTGTGCTACCCGCCGGAGCGCAAAACCGTAACGCTTGATCCCGCTAACTTTGGCTCACCCGCCACCGCTGCGCCCTTGGCAAGCACCCCAGACCGCAGCCAAATGTCCGAATCAGACCGTATTACCGACACACTCATGAACGCCAACCTTTGGGTGGTCGTACTCACCTTCTTTGTGTTTGGTTTACTCCTGTCGTTCACGCCTTGTGTTTTCCCAATGATTCCGATTTTATCGAGTATTATCGTTGGACAAAGTGCAAAAACAGGCCAACCGATTTCCACTCGCCGCGCGTTTATTATGTCACTGGTATTTGTTTTGGCGATGGCTGCGGCTTATACCATTGCGGGCGTTCTAGCAGGCCTGTTTGGCGCAAACCTTCAAGCCACGCTACAAAACCCATGGGTTCTGGCCAGTTTTGCACTTGTATTTGTTCTGCTTGCGCTCTCTATGTTTGGATTTTACGAAATCCAACTTCCGAGCAGCTTACAAAGCAAACTTACCAATATTTCTAATAAACATCAGGGCGGTTCACTCACTGGTGTGGCCATTATGGGCTTTTTATCAGCGCTGATTGTTGGGCCTTGTGTTGCCCCTCCACTTGCGGGCGCGCTGATCTATATCGGACAAACTGGTGATGCCTTGCTGGGTGGTTTAGCGCTATTTGCAATGAGCATTGGTATGGGTGTACCCTTATTACTACTGGGTACTTCAGCGGGCAAACTCTTACCTCGTGCAGGCGCATGGATGAACACGGTAAAAGCCGTATTTGGTGTGCTACTTCTCGCTGTTGCCCTCTGGCTAGCCGACCGTATTATGCCTGACTGGTTAACCCTGGTGGCTTGGGCCTCACTGCTGATTGCCTCAGCTATCTATATGGGCGCACTTGAACCCATTGGTGATAAGTCAAACTGGCACAAGCTTTGGAAAGCCATGGGCCTAGGCTTATTGGTTTATGGTCTTGTGCTGATTATTGGCCTAGCGGGTGGTTCGCGTGACCTACTCCAGCCGCTTAAAGTCTTCCAAGGCGGGGGCAGCGCAGCGCAACAAGAAGCTAAACTGCAATTTGAATACATTAACTCATTGGACGAGCTTAACGCTCGCATCGGCAAAGGCCAACCCGTAATGCTTGATTTTTATGCCGATTGGTGTGTAAGTTGTCATGAGATGGAACGCCTTACTTTTAGCGATCCAGGGGTTCAAGCCGCACTGGCGGGGGTAACCCTGCTAAAAGCGGATGTAACGGCCAACAACACTGACCACCGTGCGCTGATGCGTGAATTGGGCATTGTTGGCCCCCCCGCTATTCTGTTCTACAACCCACAAGGCCAAGAGCAACGTGGACAGCGTGTAGTCGGTTTTCAAAATGCTGAAACCTTTAGGGCGAATATTAACGCTGCTTTAAACTAA
- a CDS encoding Tex family protein has product MTSMNVAGIIAKELNINSSQVAAAIKLFAEGASVPFIARYRKEVTQGLDDVQLRQLETRLSYLTSLADRKQTIVASIEAQQKLTPELRAEIEACQSKTELEDLYRPFKPARNSKATKAREAGLEPLALALLANLSLDPEREALGYIRAEKGIDTLEQALSGAQDILVDLLAQEPGLVAQLRESFWKQGEVTSLKIKNAIDEGEKFQDYYEYREWIAKIPSHRALALFRGEQSGVLRLKLDLPDAQPATHPFLETIRRYHQLNLSGQPAELFFKQVIHQAWRLKLAKSLENELFSRLREQAEQGAIDVFAQNLKDLLLAAPAGAKVTLALDPGYRSGVKLAVVDSTGKLVATDTLYPHQPQNQWQASKQKIAKLIEQFSVELVSIGNGTASRETEQLVAETLKEFNLSQAQKVVVSEAGASVYSASELAQKEFPDLDVSIRGAVSIGRRLQDPLAELVKIEPKAIGVGQYQHDVNQAALAHSLQATVEDCVNSVGVDLNTASVALLSYVSGLSGRLAQSIVDWRDENGSFSNRKQLKQVARLGPKAFEQCAGFLRIRNGDHPLDQSAVHPESYGIVEQMAKGLNVELGKLIGAPDQIKKIQLKDFVTEQVGLPTLRDIVSELEKPGRDPRPSFKTATFNEAVTEIKDLAPGLVLEGVVTNVTHFGAFVDIGVHQDGLVHISHLADKFVSDPREVVKAGQIVQVSVLDVDASRKRISLSMKSAARVP; this is encoded by the coding sequence ATGACGAGTATGAATGTTGCGGGCATTATTGCCAAGGAATTAAATATTAATTCGTCTCAGGTGGCGGCCGCGATTAAGCTATTTGCTGAGGGTGCGTCTGTGCCGTTTATTGCGCGTTATCGTAAAGAGGTCACGCAGGGTTTAGATGATGTTCAATTGCGTCAACTCGAAACCCGCTTGAGTTATTTAACTAGCTTGGCCGATCGCAAGCAAACCATTGTTGCCAGTATTGAAGCACAACAGAAATTAACGCCTGAACTGCGGGCTGAAATTGAAGCCTGTCAGAGCAAAACCGAGTTAGAGGATTTGTATCGTCCTTTTAAACCCGCACGAAATTCCAAAGCGACAAAAGCACGAGAAGCAGGCCTGGAGCCTTTGGCCTTGGCCTTGTTGGCGAATTTGTCACTTGACCCTGAGCGCGAAGCCCTGGGGTATATCCGTGCCGAAAAAGGGATTGATACCTTAGAACAAGCGTTAAGTGGTGCGCAGGATATTTTGGTTGATCTGTTGGCGCAAGAACCAGGCCTGGTCGCTCAATTACGTGAATCGTTTTGGAAGCAGGGAGAGGTCACAAGCCTCAAAATTAAAAATGCTATTGATGAGGGCGAGAAGTTTCAAGATTATTATGAATACCGTGAATGGATTGCTAAAATTCCATCGCATCGGGCGTTGGCCTTGTTTCGAGGTGAGCAGAGTGGCGTATTAAGACTAAAACTTGATCTTCCTGATGCACAGCCAGCCACTCATCCATTTTTAGAAACCATACGCCGTTATCATCAATTAAATCTAAGCGGTCAACCCGCAGAATTATTTTTTAAGCAGGTTATTCACCAGGCCTGGCGCTTAAAGCTAGCTAAGTCGTTGGAGAACGAGTTGTTTAGTCGTTTGCGTGAACAGGCTGAGCAGGGGGCGATAGATGTTTTTGCGCAGAATTTAAAAGACTTGTTATTAGCGGCTCCGGCAGGCGCTAAGGTGACCCTAGCCTTGGACCCGGGTTATCGCAGTGGGGTTAAGCTTGCTGTTGTGGATTCAACCGGTAAGCTGGTGGCGACCGATACTCTGTATCCTCATCAGCCACAAAACCAATGGCAGGCCAGCAAACAAAAAATCGCTAAGCTGATTGAGCAGTTTAGCGTTGAGCTGGTGAGTATTGGCAATGGTACCGCTTCACGCGAAACCGAGCAACTGGTGGCGGAGACCTTAAAAGAGTTTAACTTAAGCCAGGCGCAAAAGGTCGTGGTTTCCGAGGCCGGTGCATCGGTTTATTCCGCCTCTGAGTTAGCGCAAAAAGAATTTCCTGATCTGGATGTGTCAATTCGTGGAGCTGTATCCATAGGTCGGCGGTTACAAGATCCGTTAGCTGAGTTGGTTAAGATTGAACCCAAGGCGATAGGTGTGGGTCAATATCAACACGATGTTAACCAGGCTGCGCTCGCCCACTCTTTGCAAGCGACGGTTGAGGATTGCGTCAACTCGGTGGGTGTGGATTTAAATACGGCCTCCGTGGCGTTGCTTAGTTATGTGTCGGGTTTGTCGGGACGATTAGCGCAATCTATTGTGGATTGGCGTGATGAAAACGGTTCGTTTTCAAACCGCAAGCAACTTAAGCAGGTAGCACGTTTAGGGCCTAAAGCCTTTGAGCAGTGTGCGGGCTTTTTGCGGATTCGTAACGGTGACCATCCATTAGACCAGTCAGCGGTGCATCCTGAGTCCTATGGTATTGTTGAGCAGATGGCTAAGGGTTTGAACGTTGAATTAGGCAAGCTGATTGGTGCACCAGATCAAATAAAAAAAATTCAACTCAAGGACTTTGTAACGGAACAGGTTGGTTTACCAACGCTGCGTGATATTGTCAGTGAATTAGAAAAGCCGGGTCGTGACCCACGGCCAAGTTTTAAAACAGCGACATTTAACGAAGCGGTTACCGAGATAAAAGATCTAGCACCAGGCCTGGTGCTAGAGGGTGTGGTCACGAATGTTACGCATTTTGGTGCTTTTGTGGATATTGGGGTTCATCAAGATGGCTTAGTGCATATTTCTCATTTAGCGGATAAGTTTGTTAGTGATCCACGTGAAGTGGTCAAAGCAGGGCAGATTGTTCAGGTTAGCGTACTGGACGTGGATGCATCACGAAAACGCATTAGCTTGTCGATGAAGTCGGCGGCTAGGGTACCTTAG
- a CDS encoding type II toxin-antitoxin system VapC family toxin, which produces MILLDTNVISETQRQEPNARVLDWIDAQALETLYLSAITVAELRAGIALMPAGRRRASLHENLEKRLLPMFANRVLLFDMACTKAYAQLLATSRAAGLAVETADAFIVAVALANSFAVATRDTTPFEAAGLNVINPWNARQ; this is translated from the coding sequence ATGATCCTGCTCGATACGAACGTGATTTCGGAGACGCAACGTCAGGAGCCTAATGCTCGTGTCCTTGACTGGATCGACGCGCAAGCGCTGGAAACGCTCTACCTGTCCGCGATCACGGTAGCCGAGCTGCGTGCGGGTATCGCGCTGATGCCGGCCGGAAGGCGCCGTGCCAGCCTGCATGAAAACTTGGAAAAGCGCTTGCTGCCGATGTTCGCCAACCGGGTGTTGTTGTTCGATATGGCTTGCACAAAGGCTTATGCCCAGCTGCTGGCCACGTCCCGCGCTGCTGGCTTGGCCGTTGAAACGGCCGATGCCTTCATTGTAGCCGTTGCCCTCGCCAACAGCTTCGCCGTCGCCACCCGTGACACCACCCCTTTTGAGGCTGCCGGGCTGAACGTCATCAACCCTTGGAATGCACGGCAATGA
- a CDS encoding Arc family DNA-binding protein translates to MANVNVRNLPDEVHRAIRIQAAHHGRSTEAEIRDILERAAKPEGRVKLGSFLASIAREAGGLTDEEHALFESVRIKSPACAASFE, encoded by the coding sequence ATGGCAAACGTGAACGTAAGAAATCTGCCCGATGAGGTGCATCGGGCTATCCGAATCCAAGCCGCCCACCACGGCCGCAGCACCGAGGCCGAAATCCGCGACATCTTGGAGCGGGCCGCGAAGCCCGAGGGCCGCGTGAAACTTGGCTCGTTCTTGGCCTCCATCGCCCGCGAGGCGGGCGGCCTGACCGATGAAGAGCACGCCTTGTTTGAGAGCGTGCGCATCAAGTCTCCGGCCTGTGCGGCGAGCTTCGAATGA